One genomic window of Cricetulus griseus strain 17A/GY chromosome 3, alternate assembly CriGri-PICRH-1.0, whole genome shotgun sequence includes the following:
- the Kctd21 gene encoding BTB/POZ domain-containing protein KCTD21 isoform X2: MSDPITLNVGGKLYTTSLATLTSFPDSMLGAMFSGKMPTKRDSQGNCFIDRDGKVFRYILNFLRTSHLDLPEDFQEMGLLRREADFYQVQPLIEALQEKEIELSKAEKNAMLNITLKQRVQTVHFTVREAPQIYSLSSSSMEVFNANIFSTSCLFLKLLGSKLFYCSNGNLSSITSHLQDPNHLTLDWVANVEGLPEEEYTKQNLKRLWVVPANKQINSFQVFVEEVLKIALSDGFCIDSSHPHALDFMNNKIIRLIRYR; the protein is encoded by the coding sequence ATGTCTGACCCCATTACACTGAATGTTGGGGGGAAGCTCTATACAACCTCACTGGCAACTTTGACCAGCTTCCCTGATTCTATGCTGGGTGCCATGTTCAGTGGGAAGATGCCCACCAAGAGGGACAGCCAGGGTAACTGCTTCATTGATCGTGATGGCAAAGTGTTCCGCTATATCCTCAACTTCCTGCGGACCTCTCACCTGGACCTGCCTGAGGACTTCCAGGAGATGGGCCTGCTCCGCAGGGAAGCTGACTTCTACCAGGTACAACCCCTGATTGAGGCCCTGCAGGAAAAGGAGATAGAACTCTCCAAGGCAGAGAAGAATGCCATGCTTAACATCACGCTGAAGCAGCGTGTGCAGACAGTCCACTTCACCGTGCGGGAGGCACCTCAGATCTACAGCCTGTCATCCTCCAGCATGGAGGTGTTCAATGCCAACATCTTCAGCAcatcctgcctcttcctcaaACTCCTTGGCTCTAAGCTCTTCTACTGCTCCAATGGCAATCTCTCCTCCATCACCAGCCACTTGCAGGACCCCAACCACCTGACTCTTGACTGGGTGGCCAATGTGGAAGGCCTTCCAGAGGAAGAGTACACCAAGCAGAACCTCAAAAGGCTGTGGGTGGTGCCTGCCAACAAGCAGATCAACAGTTTCCAGGTCTTTGTGGAGGAGGTGCTGAAAATCGCTCTGAGTGACGGATTCTGCATTGATTCCTCCCATCCACATGCTCTGGACTTCATGAACAATAAGATCATTCGGTTAATACGGTACAGGTAA
- the Kctd21 gene encoding BTB/POZ domain-containing protein KCTD21 isoform X1 → MPELFPDTQPPAMSDPITLNVGGKLYTTSLATLTSFPDSMLGAMFSGKMPTKRDSQGNCFIDRDGKVFRYILNFLRTSHLDLPEDFQEMGLLRREADFYQVQPLIEALQEKEIELSKAEKNAMLNITLKQRVQTVHFTVREAPQIYSLSSSSMEVFNANIFSTSCLFLKLLGSKLFYCSNGNLSSITSHLQDPNHLTLDWVANVEGLPEEEYTKQNLKRLWVVPANKQINSFQVFVEEVLKIALSDGFCIDSSHPHALDFMNNKIIRLIRYR, encoded by the coding sequence AACTATTTCCAGACACCCAGCCTCCTGCCATGTCTGACCCCATTACACTGAATGTTGGGGGGAAGCTCTATACAACCTCACTGGCAACTTTGACCAGCTTCCCTGATTCTATGCTGGGTGCCATGTTCAGTGGGAAGATGCCCACCAAGAGGGACAGCCAGGGTAACTGCTTCATTGATCGTGATGGCAAAGTGTTCCGCTATATCCTCAACTTCCTGCGGACCTCTCACCTGGACCTGCCTGAGGACTTCCAGGAGATGGGCCTGCTCCGCAGGGAAGCTGACTTCTACCAGGTACAACCCCTGATTGAGGCCCTGCAGGAAAAGGAGATAGAACTCTCCAAGGCAGAGAAGAATGCCATGCTTAACATCACGCTGAAGCAGCGTGTGCAGACAGTCCACTTCACCGTGCGGGAGGCACCTCAGATCTACAGCCTGTCATCCTCCAGCATGGAGGTGTTCAATGCCAACATCTTCAGCAcatcctgcctcttcctcaaACTCCTTGGCTCTAAGCTCTTCTACTGCTCCAATGGCAATCTCTCCTCCATCACCAGCCACTTGCAGGACCCCAACCACCTGACTCTTGACTGGGTGGCCAATGTGGAAGGCCTTCCAGAGGAAGAGTACACCAAGCAGAACCTCAAAAGGCTGTGGGTGGTGCCTGCCAACAAGCAGATCAACAGTTTCCAGGTCTTTGTGGAGGAGGTGCTGAAAATCGCTCTGAGTGACGGATTCTGCATTGATTCCTCCCATCCACATGCTCTGGACTTCATGAACAATAAGATCATTCGGTTAATACGGTACAGGTAA